The Pseudonocardia broussonetiae DNA segment GAGGCCGCCCGTCGGATGCGACGGACAGGTCGGTCAGGAACTCGGAGAAGATCTGCCTCCTTCGGTCGTCCGCGCGGCCGACATCGTCGTCGAACGGCAGCCACCTGTCCTGCACGGGTAACTCGGCCGGTGCAGGTTCGGAGCGTCGGCTTCCGACCGTGAGGTCGTTGAGGGCGGCGTTGAACCTGGAGTAGGCGTTCGCCGGTAATGGCTCGGGTTGTCGTGGGTCCAGGCTCGCGTCCCGGATCACCCTGATGACGTCCAGCCAGCCTTTCCGTTCCACTGTCCGTGGCCGGTCCCGCCCGGGTTCGTCGTACCTCAGCGGTGTCCCGAGATCGACGTAGGTCGCCCGGTACCCGCGCACGAAGTAGGTGAACAGACACCAGCGGGTCAACCAGGTCGAGCCGGTCGACGCCGATCCGGCAACCGTATGGCCCTCGATGACCAACAGCGACCGGGCGGGATCGTGCTGGGGCGGGGGGTCCAGCGCCCACCAGGCCTTCCGGCGCTCGCACGCCCGTCCGAGGAAGTACCGCAACCGGCGGTACTCGGTGCTGTCGGACAGCCGGGAGATGGACGAGGGGTCCGGCACGAACCGGATGCGCAACACGTCCGTGGGGTCGGTGCGCGTTGCGAGCACCGGCAGGGCCCACTCTCCGTTGTCGCCGCCCGCGGCCCTCCTCAGCCGTCGGCGCGCCTCGGCAACGATGTGATCCAGCGGTGCCATGTCGGCGAGACCCTCGTACAGGGCGGCCGAGAACAGGGTGGCGGCCTTCGACTCCACGTCGGCCTGCATCGACACCACGGCGCGCGCGTCCGTGTCGAGGAACGCCTCGGCGATGCCGCCGATCTGGTCGAGCGCTGCGGTCGCCGTGCGGCACGCGTTGATGACGACCAGCCGGGGGACCCAGTTCGTGAACAGGAACTCGATGTCGCTGCCGGCGAGCTCCCACGGCGTCGCCCGATGCGGATCCTCTGCGACACCATCGGGAACCCAGTTGAAGGCCAGCTCGGCGGCGCTGCCCGGCGCCCGGGGCATTCCGTGCCCGATGAAGTGCAGGACGTGCGGACGCAATCGGTGCACGGCCTCGGCGAGCATCGGGGCGCCCGCTGGGCCGTCGAGGGTCTCGACGTGCATCCGGCCGAGTTGACCGGCCAGCGCTCCTGCCACGCGGGTGAGCTCGTCGTCGCCCATGAGACCGAGGTCCAGCGGGTTGCACATCACGATCAGCACCCGCAGCGGCCCGTCGTCATCACCGCAGGGCAGCACGGGGTCGGCGCCCCGCCACAGCACCACGTTCTGACGCAGCGCGAGCCACGTGCTGCCGCTGCGGAGAAGCTCCCACGGGAGCGCCCTCAGGCGCTGCGGGCCGACGTCAAGGCGCAGCCGAAGCCGCCTTCCGGCGATGTGGGACGCCGCCACCTCCTGCCACAGGTCCGCGACGGCGCCGCGGACGACCCCGTCGAACAGGCGGCTCCCGGCGCTCTCCCGCTCGTCGCCCCGCGACGTCCGGGAGAGCACCGCGACGAATTCGTCGCTCGATGTGCTGCCGTCGGCGAGGCCGGTCAGATCCGGCCCCAGCGGGGCCGACGCCGAGCGGTCGGCCGACCCGCACGTTCCGCGAACGGTGAGCGAGACGGTGCAGCCCGCCGGATCTCCGGCCACCGCGAGCACCGCGTCGACCGGGTGACCAACCGCATCACCGCTGGTCATGCGCCCTTCCGCGGGGTGGGCTCGTCATTGAAGGGCAGCTGCGCGTCGGCCTGCACCTGCTCCAGGACGCTACCCGGGTCGTCGTGCGCCTCTTCCACGACGATTGCCGGGACGGGTACCGGAGACGCACCGCGGCCGGGCTGCTTCGCGCCGTAGCGGACCTCGATCCGGTTCATCCAGTTTCGGCTGAGGCGGACGACCCGGTGGAAGGGGGTGACCGCGGAGCCGGTCCATTGGAGTCCGACGGACTTCGACGTCGCGACCGTCACCCCGCCCGCGAGGTCCGCGAGCGCGAGCGGGCCGGCGCCGACCGAGGCGGCAGCGCGCAGCTCGGCCGAGGCCCCGCCCTTGCTCGCGGCCAGTACGGTCGCGGAGGCAGCGGACACGACGTCGGTCACGGCGGCCAGCCGGTCGTCCCACGAGCCCGCCCAGTAGCGCCGCACGATGTCGGCAGCGACCGACCGCGTGTCGGCCATCCCCGTCTGTGTGACCTCGCTGAACACCACGAACACCGACGAGGCGCGGTCGAAGGAGATCATTGCGCCGGCGTCTGCCTGGGCGAGTCCGGCGAAACCGGCCGGGCTCTGGCCGGCCACCTTGAAGCGCACCGTGACCGAACCGTCCGAGTCGTAGATGAAGGTGCCCGGCGGGGTCTGCGGTCCACACTCGAACCCGACTCCCCGCCCGGTGAGGTCACCTGCGGTCCGCACGGTGCCGGCCGCGTCGTCCACGTCGAGCACGTCGCCCACCCGCACCTCTCGAGACAGCGGCCAGACGAGCCACCAGCCCTTCCACGGGTCCCGCATCGCCGTGACGTAGCTGTCGTACGATCCGACCATCCCCCACCCCTCGTCCACCGCGACGTGGGGCGATCGACGCCCGAGACATCACCGGCGGACGAACGATGATTCCGTCCCCGCTCCCGGCACGCCATCGGCCGAATGGAGGTCCGTCCGTGGGGGCATCGCGGCATAGACTCAGCGGATGCTGGGCGTGCCTCTCGTATCCATCGAGAGTACCGGTCGTACCCGGTGAATCTCACCGAGCGCATAGCGGCCGGCGATACGAGCCTCTATGACCACGTCGAGAGCCAGACGTCCGAGGGTGACCGGGTCTCCTTCCTCGCCCTGCACGACACCGTGGCCCGGGAACTCGGCCAGTTCTCCTACCTGGAGATCGGCTCGCACCTCGGCGGAACGCTGCAGGTGTTCGTCGCCGATCCACGGTGCTCGGCGATTGTGTCGGTCGACCCGCGGCCGCCGAGCCAGCCCGACGACCGCGGACCCGTGTTCCACTACGACGGCAACAGCACCGAGCGGATGCTGGGGTTGCTCGGCGCCGTGCCCGGTGCGGAACTCGGCAAGCTGCAGACGATCGAGCGGAGTTCAGAGGACATCGGCCCGTGGGAGGTCGGGCGGCCCGACCTGGC contains these protein-coding regions:
- a CDS encoding CHAT domain-containing protein — translated: MTSGDAVGHPVDAVLAVAGDPAGCTVSLTVRGTCGSADRSASAPLGPDLTGLADGSTSSDEFVAVLSRTSRGDERESAGSRLFDGVVRGAVADLWQEVAASHIAGRRLRLRLDVGPQRLRALPWELLRSGSTWLALRQNVVLWRGADPVLPCGDDDGPLRVLIVMCNPLDLGLMGDDELTRVAGALAGQLGRMHVETLDGPAGAPMLAEAVHRLRPHVLHFIGHGMPRAPGSAAELAFNWVPDGVAEDPHRATPWELAGSDIEFLFTNWVPRLVVINACRTATAALDQIGGIAEAFLDTDARAVVSMQADVESKAATLFSAALYEGLADMAPLDHIVAEARRRLRRAAGGDNGEWALPVLATRTDPTDVLRIRFVPDPSSISRLSDSTEYRRLRYFLGRACERRKAWWALDPPPQHDPARSLLVIEGHTVAGSASTGSTWLTRWCLFTYFVRGYRATYVDLGTPLRYDEPGRDRPRTVERKGWLDVIRVIRDASLDPRQPEPLPANAYSRFNAALNDLTVGSRRSEPAPAELPVQDRWLPFDDDVGRADDRRRQIFSEFLTDLSVASDGRPHVIALDHADKILDDEFDEFVYPLLVKPVADGRHAPIRLVLVGPSTWAGRRLPPSDERLWGSVSLGGFAPGEFARLARDFCGRRGLDFESNQMIFKLGAERFPGGVPVTWLDETAKLFAMKSVGP
- a CDS encoding class I SAM-dependent methyltransferase translates to MNLTERIAAGDTSLYDHVESQTSEGDRVSFLALHDTVARELGQFSYLEIGSHLGGTLQVFVADPRCSAIVSVDPRPPSQPDDRGPVFHYDGNSTERMLGLLGAVPGAELGKLQTIERSSEDIGPWEVGRPDLAFIDGEHTHSAALRDARFCREVMGTAGVIAFHDSGIIGPAIHEFVAETRPAAAFPVRDGLYLVELGTVAHILACPPVADRAYPTAPE